In Clarias gariepinus isolate MV-2021 ecotype Netherlands chromosome 21, CGAR_prim_01v2, whole genome shotgun sequence, the sequence TGGGCggtggttttttttatttattttttccccctaccgTCCGCACGCGGCGCTGCTGGGGAGGCCCGTGTCGGCGGACGTAGGTTGCCGGCCTGGCGGCCGTACCGCTCCGAGATAGGTCCGGGGGGGGTTTGGGGTCCTGGGGGCGCTCTACCTCTGGGCAGGGGTTCCGGCTGGACCTGGGGGGCCTGGGTCCTGGCTGGTGTGCTGCCGGGATGTGGGTTGGTGCTTGCCCTGGTGCCCGGCCCTGGGCGGGGACCTTCGACGCATCAGTGGAGCTGGGGGGCCTCTTCAGAATGTGGGGCtggaagtattttttttaatttatttattataatttttttttctcccttcttTTTCCCCTCTGTTGTGGGGCCTGGTGGGCTGCCCCGGGCTCTGCGGTGGCCGGTGGGGCCGCTGCCATGGGCCCTGGTTTGGATGGGCCTGGGCCCCCGGCCCTGGGCGGTTTTTTTGGGCAACGGGGGTGCCTATGGGGGTCAGTAGGGGAGCTGGTCCCAAGGGGGGGGGTACTTGCCCCCTCTGATTATTTCCTCCCCATCCCCGATGCTTCCCTCTTCCCGCTCCATCACTACACCAAACAGGTAGAGCTTTGGGGTGCAGGGGTGTTGCTGGGATGCAGGGGAGGTTTTCCTAAACACATATTAAGAAAGTAAACACACCTGCTGTATGAAACACAGTTGTTGTATCTAAAGTTACTCAgaataaacttttaaacggCTACAAAATCTACTGTAAGGTCATAATCTATACTTTTGTGGGACTGGAACACATGACTGCTTCATAAAGCTTTGTTTATCATTATTACCTCATTATTACCTCATTATTACCTCATTAACGCACCTTGGAGTTTTTCACATAACCACCTGACAACACTCTGGTTAATAGTGCAGCACGGGTgttgtttttaataactttattcTCCCTCAGTGTGATCTTTTCATTTTAACCTAACATTAATATTCTCCTACACTTTGTTGCGTGTATGTGGTTTTGAACTGGCTGTTAtaacattacaatttccctttaaaTCATTTTGCGCTCTCCTCGTGTTTATTAGTTAACATTAGCTGACACAGCTGTAGATTTAAGAGAAGACTGGCAGGTTTTGAGGTGTGATGGTCTCCTGCAGGTCACTCAGTCAATCAGATCATCTCGTCAATCAATCAGCACCATTTACACTTAAACATAACCTGGTCCAAGACCAAACCACTGCATGTATTACTCACAATTAGGTGGTACAATACCAcagtgcgcgcgcgcgcacacacacacacacacaaacacacacacacattaccttTCCTCTGCAGAGTCTCGTTGCCATAAGACACAAACTTCTTTAACTGATCAATACAGTTAGTCTTCAGATAGACCTTCCAGTATTCAGCCTTAGTGCGTTTAGGATCCCAGTCCTTTATAAATCTCTCAGCTTTATCATTATCTGCAGTCCAGGTTCTAGTTGTCAGATCCAGACTGATGAAATCTTCTCCATCATAACCGTACTGATCGTATCCTCTAGTGGTGTTATCATCATCACGCTCACAGCCGAACATCCTCTGTACTGTATgatctcctgcacacacacacacacacacacacacacacacacaaagtttatATGAGTTCCCATTCCATTTTTACTGAAGACATTGTGTTTAACAACATTTAATATCTCCTGTTCTGTGAGATTCTACACTGCATGGACacacagctctgtgtgtgtaaagagagaATTACAGTCTGTAGAAGAGTTAAGACTAAAGGGTACTGAAAAACTATTTAGTTTAATACGGAGACTTAAATTTAGTCACAGCAATCATAGCAATCACAGATAACCTGAAATTGTGTGTGGAGCTTATGCGGCTCATCAGCATGTCAGTTTTTATAAGTGTATCTGAGATGTGTTTGAGTAGATACATCAAggttagaaataaaacaatgagtAAAGAGTAAAGTCCCTGTAACTCTAATAgctacacaaacacaacactaaAGTTCATACCATTCTACTGTTTTAAACTGGAAATGATCTGAGGCCATAAAGTAAGCAGATATGAGGAGTTAACTTTGTTGTGAGTTAATGTGAAAAAATCCTGTATatcttattatatttatttaaaatgtcaccaCAAGATCCACAGACAATCACCAGGAGACGTTGTGATAATATGAGACTCTCTTTAACAGCGTTAATAACGTTAGTATttacccacgttagatgttttggagataaagtcagagaggccagattgaggtggtttggacatgttcagaggagagatggtgaatatatcggtagaaggatgctgaggttggaactgccaggcaggaggtctagaggaagaccaaagaggagatttatggatgcagtgagagagaacatgaagttagttggtgtgagagaagaggatgcagaggatagggttagatggaggccgatgattcgctgtggcgacccctgaaagggaacagccgaaagacaaagaagaagaaaaagattaacgttagtatttaatattaacttaCCGTTTGCTCGCAGACTCTCTGCTGGACCAGGATCCACACTGTCTGGTTCGGATAATAAAGGTAGACGGTGTCGTGAGACAGACTCGATCACACTGGATggtttttatcttattatttatcttttccTCACTTCAGTATCGCACCGCGCACTGTGTGCTGCTCAAGCCacagtttgtttgttatttacaCGTGTGTGTAAATACTTGTACTTCTGTAAATATCGGAGTTTTTATGTGTAGTGTCCCATTATCTTTGGATGTTTTTTATCTGTGTAAATTTCAAGAAAATTCAGTACTTATGTCCCGCCTTCCGTGCTGGGGAACTCatgaattattatattatcagGACatctttacaggacagacattttctatcatcgtgctcctggactgattcaCTGAAACCAGTGGGACCGACTCATTTCTCTCTCACctccacacgcacacatacaatgtacaatatacagtggtgtgaaaaactatttgcccccttcctgatttcttattcttttgcatgtttgtcacacttaaatgtttctgctcatcaaaaaccgttaactattagtcaaagataacataattgaacacaaaatgcagtttttaaatgatggttcacgttattaagggagaaaaaaaactccaaatctacatggtcttgtgtgaaaaagtaattgccccccttgttaaaaaataacttaactgtggtttatcacacctgagttcaatttctgtagtcacccccaggcctgattactgccacacctgtttcaatcaagaaatcacttaaataggagctacctgacacagataagtagaccaaaagcacctcaaaagctagacatcatgccaagatccaaagaaattcaggaacaaatgagaacaaaagtaattgagatctatcagtctggtaaaggttataaagccatttctaaagctttgggactccagcgaaccacagcgagagccattatccacaaatggcaaaaacatggaacagtggtgaaccttcccaggagtggccggccgaccaaaattaccccaagagcgcagagacaactcatccgagaggccacaaaagaccccaggacaacatctaaagaactgcaggcctcacttgcctcaattaaggtcagtgttcatgactccaccataagaaagagactgggcaaaaacggcctgcatggcagatttccaaggtgcaaaccacttttaagcaaaaagaaattaaggctcgtctcaattttgctaaaaaacatctcaatgattgccaagacttttgggaaaatacgttgtggaccgacgagacaaaagttgaactttttggaaggtgcgtgtcccgttacatctggagtaaaagtaacacagcatttcagaaaaagaacatcataccaacagtaaaatatggtggtggtagtgtgatggtctggggttgttttgctgcttcaggacctggaaggcttgctgtgatagatggaaccatgaattcaactgtctaccaaaaaatcctgaaggagaatgtccggccatctgttcgtcaactcaagctgaagcgatcttgggtgctgcagcaggacagtgacccaaaacacaccagcaaatccacctctgaatggctaaagaaaaacaaaatgaagactttggagtggcctagtcaaagtcctgacctgaatcctattgagatgttgtggcatgaccttaaaaaggtggttcatgctagaaaacccttaaataaagctgaattacaacaattctgcaaagatgagtgggccaaaattcctccagagcgctgtaaaagactcgttgcaagttatcgcaaacgcttgattgcagttattgctgctaagggtggcccaaccagttattaggttcagggggcaattactttttcacacagggccatataggtttggattttttttctccctaaataataaaaaccaccatttaaaaactgcattttgtgtttacttgtgttatctttgatatatattttgaaatgtgtttgatgatcagaaacattttgtgtgacaaacatgcaaaagaataagaaatcagaaagggggcaaatagtttttcacaccactgtatatgcatgAGACCCAGTACACATTTAGATCTCAACACAGTTGTTGTGGGATTTGCTAAACAGAAATTCTGTTATTTTGCGTTAAATACACCCTGTTTGAAAAATACAAACAGAATTTATATGGTTTTGATCAAACAGGGTCCAGTATAATCACAAGACAATGAGGATCTAACATTGTGAAGAGCTGTTTGATatcttaggccttgttcacacgggcgttaaaatcgagcgtttttcttgtgtttgtaagaacatgtactgaaataggttgctgagaacagagctagtttttaccaggtaaaagtagtgttttttttacacaaccattgagaatttcaaattcaaattttatttgtcacatacacagtcatacacagtacgaaatgtagtgaaatgcttatacgactgccattgaccctaaaagagaattaaagtttacaataagaaataaatatgaataaaagaaatacgatataaaaattaaatagaaaaatttaattaaactaggaaaaatagaactaaaaataaaaatatgatgtacataaaaatagaaatatactgtactaattgaaatatactgtactgagaaatatactgtacaaattgaaatatactgtactgaaaaatatactgtacaaattgaaatatactgtactgagtgtgcaaatatgcatagaacaaagtgtctttgtgcaaaggttattaaagtgtctttgtgcactggtccaggatgtaaacgtacaacatgtagtgtagatatgaaggtaggtgtgcgtgtaattgtccatagtgtccttggatgtaaaaagattgattgattgatcaattatgaaaagatttttaattaaatatattacaaacttttcattaggaccctaaacatcatttaatgaaaaatgtttctggatgacccctttggTGCACCTGCCAATGTCTGTATACATTTTAGTCTGTGCTGTTGGAAGCTCTGTGGGGTATTGCACAAAAGTAGAATTAAGAAAGCCAGGATAACAGAACAGTCGCGGCTTGACCTAGTTTAATCAGTGCATCCTGGCTTAATCCGTTGCACATTTGCTGAGCCAGGATGAGAATGCGCGGATATGTTAAGCCAGGTGTATATAGTTTGGATAAATGCGCGTTCATGGTATTCTTAAAAAGATCACGAAATCGATCACAGAATCACCGATGCAAAAATGGACAAAACCCGTGCGGCATACATTTCGCCTAATGAGCAACAGCTTCTTATGGAAACGTATGAAGAAGTGAAAcatataatatgtaaaaaaggCAATACAGCTGCTGTAATAAAGCAAAGAGAGAATGCCTTGCAAACAATAGCGGACCGATTGAATGCGTAAGTAGTCCAAATAACCAGTGCTCCACTGAAACCCTCATAATTACAATTCAAGGAGTTACTTGtcattttcaaaaataattgtATACTTTGCCTTAAATGTGTCCAGTGGACATGCATTTAACATGAAGAATAATTGCAAACACTTACCCACTATGCGCATCTATTTgatatatttagtttattttatgtctCTAATGTGTTTAATCCTTTTACTCTTATCTATTTGTATGTAGGTTTTGTTTCTAATTAATTTGATGTAATCtataaaaaagataatttgCTCTATTTTTATCCATCTAATctattttatcatttgtatCTATCTATTCCTCTTAAAGAACAAACATGTCTGGCCAAAAAAGGACTTGGCAGCAAGTCAAGATTAAATACAAGAATATTTTGCAGGCTGGTAAGTGACATGTTTGCTGACATTTTATTATCTGTGCTGATTttagccataaaaaaaaagtcatattacTGGTACGGGGGGTGGCCCTCCAACCCAAGACTTCACCCCAGCAGAGGAGCTGGCCCTGGACTTAAATAAAGGGAAGCCAGTGATTGGAGGGACAGCCACTGACTCTGGCCCAGCAAGGGATACTGGCCTTTTCATACAATGTACATTATTGCCATACTGCTGCGCATGGAAAATATTGaaatccatttatattttgttatgtgGACTGTGTGACTTTGCTTTACCTTGCAGTGGCTGGTAACACCCTTACACTTTTGGAGCCACCAGACTATGATTTGCCGGTGAGtattctttattaaatttttggCTTTGCGTGTTCTGTCAAAAATATCAATACCAGTAATGAATATGGCAGAGGGAAGCCACATCTACAGCAGTGGAGTGCACTTCTGCCGATGATGAGACCGTGTCGCTGGACCCTAGAAGGCTCGAGGTATCATGTCAATTTTGTGGAAATGGacacattttttaagtttataataGATAAGAAGTCCTGAAGTGGTACTAATAGAAAATATCATTTGTTAAAGGATCCTGACATTGGGCAGTCTGATAAGCAGCCTGGTAACATAGTGAGTATTGCCTAAAGTAAATTTACATTATGCAAAAATTGTGCTATGCTAACAAAAAGGTGTTCACAGAATTCACAAACTGTCAGATATCTCTACACAACACATCTTAAGAGACAGATCGAGCTGACAGAAGTCAAGATTGATGTAAACAAAAGAAAGCTGCAGGACATGGACCTTGACATGCAAATTAAACGCAAGACACTGAGGAAACTAGAACTGGAAATCCAGAAACTACAAACAGAAGTAAGTGACTTCAGTTCATACTGTAACTATGACTGTAACCCAATGTATTAATCATCATTATTTGTTCTGTCCAAAGCTCCAAGCTGACAAGTGATaacagcaaaataataaaataaaaatattccaaaACCATTGTGGTCttctacaatttttttatgactGTCAGGTACACTTTATAGTGATCGATCCAGTGAAGTGGAACTAGAATTTGGGAAGATAACCACAGTGTGTGCTACTGATGccaaataaaatgcatgtaCACATGAAAAAGTTATATAGCCTACATTATCCTTTATTAAGGGATGGGCTAAATCAAAACTAaattaactgaaataatttGCAATGTATTGTTCTCTAACAAGTCTACCATTTCTGTTATCTGGGAATATGGCAGCATTGTCCCAATCAACATCCAAAGCAACTCTGGGAGCCCTTTCTTTTCTTAGGCTGGCAATATTGTGCAGCACTGTGCAGGCAACAGTCACGTCGCATGCTCTGTCTGGGAAGACCCTCAGGTGGTGCAGGCACTGAAATCGGGATTTTAGGAGGCCGAAGGTCATTTCAATTCGAGCCCTGGTTTTGGCATGGGCATGGTTGTAAGCTTGCTGTGCTGGGGTTTGGGGGTCTGTAAGGGGAGTCATCAGAAATGTCTCACAGGCATAACCTTTGTCCCCCAGCAGCACACCAGAGAACTCACCTGTGAATACAAAACATAATTCTTACAAGTACTGTACTCTTGCTGTTCaaggtgcttaaaaaaaatgggGTGGTTTACCTAGAGAGAGTCTCTGGTAAATTCTACTGGCCCGAAAGATTCTGGAGTCGTGGACCGAGCCAGGCCACTTTGCCTCTAAATTTGTGATAAGGCAGTCAGCATCACAGATCATCTGTAACAATATATAGCCTATTAAGGTAATttaatgcacagaataattaTGTAGCTGACAGTAACCATTACTTATTCTTACCTGAACATTGACACTGTGGGAGGATTTCCTGTTCACATAATCTCCCTCATGTGCCCCTGAGGGGCGTTGGATACGAATATGGGTGCAATCCACTGTACCAATTACATTAGGAAAAGCTATACCACAAAACAATGACTGTCATACTGTGACTGTGCTAATGTAACATTTTGTAGTAATCTGTTATTATTCATGTTACCTGCAATCTTGTAGAACTCCTCCTTAATGTGGATGAATCTTCTGTGGCCAGGGAAGGTGATAAATATGTGCACAAGAGATTTCAATGCCAGACTTACTTTTCTTATTGTGCGGCAAATAGTGGCTTTATTGAGGTTTTCTGCATCACCGACAGAATACAGAAACATGCCACTTGCAAAGAATCGCAGTGCTATGCAGACCATCTGTGGGACAGTGAGAGCATGGCTCCGTGCGGTCCTGTGCTGTATGCACAGCCTACACAAATATCTGATGCCATCACTTGAGAATCTGTACCTCTCAGTCAGATATTCGTCTGAAAAGGCCAATGGGTCTGCCCTATCTCGGAAGACTCTTTCATGCCTGAATGCTCGTCTGAGTATTAAAACTTCCTCATCAACTACATCATTCAACAAAGGGCAAGCCATTGTGGATAGGAAACACACAAATCTTTAGTCCATATATACTACATATTGACCTCGTTACGGACTTAATTGAAACCACATTTGCAAATTCAGGAGCCATTTCTTATTATCTCATCAActgcaataaaatataatatattgatattttttatcattcaaCAATACATTTCTACTGTATACTTGcatatatagatatacataGTCTATATTCTATTTCTCATATTGTATAGTATAGTCCTTTTGCACTGTGTTGGCATTCATTGTGGACAGCAAAGTAATAATTGCTCAGGAAAATGTGCTTTCCTCACTGGGTgttttaaatctctttaaatctcgaataatatatatatatatatatatacatatatatatatatatatatatatatatatatatatatatattcatcaaACCTCTGACAGTGaaatgaacagcagttttcaataataactaaaataacagTACGCATAAATAGATGAATGACAGTATATCTAGTTTTTTAATGCAGGACCATGAAATGactaaaacacattaatatcTAGTAGGATTTAGGGAGGAACTAGTCGATAAATCACTAAGATTAATCTTAGCCTGGTTGTTAGCCTGCTCTGGAGCAGGCTAGCTGCAAAGTGTAAATCTCCATAGTAACTTAATGTAGATTAATTTAGCCTCCCTTCATGCAACCGAGTCAGGGCTAAATTCAGTCCGGATAACCAGAAAATCCCAGCTTAATTCCTTATCTTGGTTTTGTGCAATACCCCACTGGTGTTGATTTCAGCACTATAAATAAACAGGCCTTCTGGGCGCTTCCCTGTCACACAACATTGGATCAAAACAACCACCGCCTTTGTTCTACATGACCttttatgaaatgtaaatattactCCGCACGACATGTTATACCGAGCAGATGAAATGttcaattttaaatatttatatcatGACACAAGCACGTAATTCTGTGCTCACCAGCCGAATAAAaggcttaaataaaatatatattttattattatttttaccaaaAGTTAAAGTAGATACGAAGCTTACATGGgctaacaaacatttaaataacacagctttataattatttattaattttaatatttaaattcacCTGATGATTAAAGATGAACAACGCATGTGATAAAAAGCAGTTTAGCTCCGCAATCCTTCATTTTACCTcgtagaatttaaaaaaatagcaataaaaatgaaaaagataaaattaaaggatgaataaaagtaaaaagctgGTCATGTTACTGAGACACAGAACTGCGAATCCGATGCCTAGTGGCATCCTGCGGTCCTGCACCGCGTCTAGAATCTTGCCGTGAATATAAAATGCTTTTCcatgtttgtgtgattatatgtTAACTTGACTTGTACATATAATGTTACTTTAAcaatctataaatatatatgtttatttcagTTCAGAATTATTAGCTAACACACTGTAGCgcggccacataaaggggcattttaaataACGGGGAAAGGGTTaatgagctaatgctgctcacctgtgcaCGGAAATATGCCCTATCTGGTTTTAAATGTCCCAAAAGaccagtgttggtcacagggttaagttctcgcgagcatgcgcgatcgcagcgcgagagagcccggaagcggcgtcgggtcacgtgtgcgaTTTATCACAGCGCGCTGCttttttgagagagagtttATTGGATGGttctaaaggagtacttttccccggtcggattattcctcatagacactttcaattcacctctcgttccgttactcgagctcccggatttgtcatctataccggtgaggccgagccaatctctcccgtgcatcatttcacacactgcaataacattgactctggacaatcatacacacactcacacacccgcatacatcacacaccttgtttatatttgtatatattttgtatatattggtttttgtgtaccttgtttgttgttttgtttaatacactttggtttggtttatatcTAGTTATCGTGTCGCGTCTTTTATTGTCCTGTCtcgattgcgcaataccggaagtgtagtttaaaaacccgtatcttgattctcgaccccgtagcaaagtaactagtggtttaattaaatccaaacgTTACAACACGTGTTGTACATTTTCATAGTTTCTAAAATATTATGCATCTCTGTCACCATATACAAAACATCTTCATACTGCAGTGTGTTCTCTAtctgacaaaacacacacacacacacacacacatttcagcatatatatatgtatataattattattgtaataataatttaaaaaaaataaacattgaaatTATAACAGAGTTGGGTATCTTTTcaccaaatatatttttttttacttgagtaatattttggatgactactttttacttctacttaagtaacattattttgaagtacagctgctcttacttaagtaatttttttggctgctctacccacctctgatggttacagacactacagatttattTGGTTAAAAACCCTTAATTTGCTTTAATTTCAGGAAAagttttacaggtcatatgaaaaattaaaacactgaaaatattttggGGGCCACATATAAAGTCATCTCTCCAAAAAACGGCTGAAGTTATTTTCTCACAGattctttttaaacacactggtaatttttttttaaaaaaacctcATACTGGTAGCCGTT encodes:
- the LOC128509732 gene encoding putative nuclease HARBI1 translates to MACPLLNDVVDEEVLILRRAFRHERVFRDRADPLAFSDEYLTERYRFSSDGIRYLCRLCIQHRTARSHALTVPQMVCIALRFFASGMFLYSVGDAENLNKATICRTIRKVSLALKSLVHIFITFPGHRRFIHIKEEFYKIAAFPNVIGTVDCTHIRIQRPSGAHEGDYVNRKSSHSVNVQMICDADCLITNLEAKWPGSVHDSRIFRASRIYQRLSLGEFSGVLLGDKGYACETFLMTPLTDPQTPAQQAYNHAHAKTRARIEMTFGLLKSRFQCLHHLRVFPDRACDVTVACTVLHNIASLRKERAPRVALDVDWDNAAIFPDNRNGRLVREQYIANYFS